From the genome of Leptotrichia sp. HSP-342:
AAATATACTGTTTGAAGTCCCATCCATCTACTGCTCCACGTACATTATCAGCAATAGACCATATTTTTCTATGCAGTTCTGCTCTTTGCATCATCTCATTTGACCCTTTATTATCCATTTTTTATTTCTCTCCTAATTTTAAAATTTCTGTATTTACAATATATTTTATTATAAAATTTTTTAAAACACAAGTTTTAATAAATAAAAATTTGTCTTCTTCCAATATATCTTAAATTCTTTTATTTTATTCCTGATTATTTAAAAATTGACTAAAAATATACAATTTTTTTGCCTATACTATTGCATTTCTATGATTTTAAAGGTAAAATTATATTATGAAAACTTTATTAGGGAGGAATACTTATGAATTTATGGATACTTATTGGTATTGTTATTATTGTAGTAGGATTCACATTAAAGCTTGATGTGCTGGCTGTAGTACTTACTGCTGGTATTGCTACAGGAATCGCTGCAAAAATAGATTTTTTAGAAATACTTGGAATTATTGGAAAGGCTTTTGTGGATAATAGGCTTATGTCTATTTTTCTAATTAGCTTGCCAGTTATTGCTGTTCTAGAAAGATATGGACTAAGAGAGAGAAGTGCAACTTTAATTGAAAAATTGAAAAATGCAACTGCTGGTAGGATTTTAGGACTATATATGATTATCCGTTCTATCGCAAGTGCATTGTCAATCAGAATTGGAGGACATGTGCAGTTCATACGTCCACTTATTTATCCAATGGCTGAAGCTGCTGCAAAATCTCATAAAGAACAGGAACTTACAGAAAAAGAAACTGAAGAACTGAAAAGTTTGAGTGCTGCAATCGAAAACTACGGAAACTTCTTTGCTCAGAACATATTTATCGGTGCATCAGGACTTCTTCTAATTCAGACTACATTACAAGAAAATGGATACAGTGTGTCATTAAAACAATTAGCATTATTCTCAATACCAATGGGAATTATCACAATAATCTTGACCCTTATTCAAGTTTATATTTATGATAAAAAAATAACAGCAAACAAAGGAGGTAATAAATAATGGATGTAAAAGCCCTTTTAAAAATTTTAACAGAAATTGTTTATATTCTTTGTGGATTTGTCAGTATCGCTACTGCAATCAGAGGTCTGAGGAATGAAAAATCAAGAATAGGAACATTTTTATTCTGGTTTATTCTTGGAATAATATTTATTTTTGGGCCTGTTATTCCATACAAAGTTACTGGTGGACTACTTGTAGTTCTTGCTATAATTACTGTAACAAAACAGCTACATATAGGAAAATTTGAAAATATTTCATCTCAATTCAAAATTGCACAAAGTGAAAGACTAAAAAACAAAATTTTCATTCCTGCTGCATTAATTGGAATTGCGGCTTTTCTAATACTTCAGTTTAAAATTGGAAAAACTGCAATACCGCCTGCATTAGGTATCGGTGGAGGCTCACTTGTTGCACTGTTAGCAGCTGCCATTATTATAAAACCAAAATTTAAAGAAACAAATGAAGATACTTCAAGGCTTCTTATGCAAATTGGTGCTACTGCCATTCTTCCACAGCTTCTTGCAGCATTAGGTGCCGTGTTTACAAAAGCTGGTGTTGGAAAGGTCATAGCCGGAAGTATTTCTTCAGTTGTACCAACAGGAAATATTTTTATAGGAATTATTATTTATGCCGTTGGAATGGCTATATTTACTATGATTATGGGAAATGCCTTTGCTGCATTTTCAGTAATAACTGCTGGTATTGGTATACCTTTTATTATAAAGCACGGTGGAAATCCAGCTGTTATAGGTGCTTTGGGAATGACTGCAGGTTATTGTGGTACCCTTATGACTCCAATGGCTGCAAACTTTAATATCGTTCCTGCTTCAATCCTTGAAATAAAGGACAAGTATGGAATTATTAAAATTCAAGCTCCAATGGCTTTATTACTGCTTTTATCACACATTGTACTTATGCTGTTTCTTTTTGGAGTAAAATAAATATCAAAATAAACTAATAGAAAGGAGTGCATGAAATTATAAACCGTTATGGTATCATGCAAAAAATATATGAAAATACTTGTTACAGGCTTTGACCCCTTTGGAGGAGAGCCTATAAATCCTGCTATCGAATCAGTAAAAAAATTACCTGACAATATTGCGGGAGCCGAAATTATCAAACTGGAAATTCCGACAGTGAAAAAAAAATCTATTGAAAAAATTGAAAAGGCTATTGAAGAATATAATCCAGATGTTATCCTGTCAATTGGTCAGGCAGGCGGAAGATTTGACATTTCCATCGAACGTGTTGGAATAAATCTTGATGACTTCCGAATCCCAGATAACGAAGGAAATCAAACTATTGATGAACCAATTTTTCCAGATGGAGAAAATGCCTATTTCGTAAATCTGCCTGTAAAAGCCATGGTAAAAAATATACAAAAAAATGAAATTCCAGCTTCAGTGTCATATACCGCAGGAACTTTTGTATGTAACCACATTCTTTATGGTACTCTTTATCTCGTAAACAAAAAGTATAAAGGTAAAAAAGCTGGATTCATCCACATTCCATTTTTACCACAGCAAGTTATCGACAAAAAAAATACACCTTCAATGGAACTAAATGCCATTGTAAAAGGATTGACTGCAGCAATTGAAGCTATTGTAAAAAACGATGAAGACATCAAAGAAACTGGCGGAACTGTATGTTAAAGCAAGCTGCATATTAAATACAAATAAAAAATATCGATTTATTAAATTGAAATTTCTTAATAAGTCGATATTTTATTTTTTATATTTGTGAAAAAATCAGACAAGACTATTTATCCCTGCCTGATTTCCATTAAATAGCTAACTACTGCTTCTCTTTCTTGAAATTAGCTTTATTACTTCATTAACTGCGAATGGTATTAGTGCAAATATTAGTACTACATCCCAATTTCCAAATGAAATGTTTGTCACTTTAAATATTTTTGCAATTGGTGCAAATGAAGTCAATCCTATTTGTAACGCAATTCCGATTATAATTGAATAAATTAAATATTTATTCTTGAAAATTCCAATTTCAAATATTGTTTTTTGGCTATTTCTCATTGTTAATGAATAGAATAACTGCGATACCGTAAGTACGATAAATGCCATTGTTCTACCTTGTGTCAAGGCATGTTTCGCAGCTTCATTTCCATTTTTTGCCATTGCTTCCAACTGTCCTAAGTTCCCAATCATTCCAGTTTCGTTAATTCCAATATAAAATGCTGCCAATGTTAAAAATCCGATTAATGTCCCACCAATTACTGCTCTCATTCCTGCACCTTCTGAAAAGAAACTTTCCTTAGGATTTCTTGGAGAACGTTTCATTACATCTTTATCCCCTGGATCAATTCCAAGTGCTAATGCAGGTAATGTATCAGTAACTAGATTTACCCATAATAACTGTGTTGCAACTAATGGCAAGTCCCAATTTAATAATGTTGATAAGAAAATACAAATTATTTCTCCCAAATTACATGAAAGCAAGAATATAATAGTTTTTTTGATATTATTATAAATGTTTCTTCCTTCTTCAATCGCATGAACAATCGTAGTAAAGTTGTCATCAGTCAAAATCATATCACTTGCACCTTTGGAAACATCAGTTCCTGTAATTCCCATAGCGACACCAATATCAGCAAATTTAAGCGACGGAGCATCATTTACTCCATCTCCTGTCATTGAAACAATATTACCTTTTTCCTTAAATGCTCTTACAATTTTTACCTTATGTTCAGGCGATACTCTTGCAAAAACTCTATATTTGCTAATGTTTTCAGAAAATTCCTTATCTGAAAGCTCATCAATTTCAGCACCAGTCAAACTTTGACTTATGTCTGTAGCAATTCCTAATTCTTTCGCAATAGCAACTGCCGTATTCTTGTGATCTCCTGTAATCATAATCGGAGTAATTCCGGCATTTTTCGCTTCTATTATCGAATCTTTTACTTCCGTTCTTGGAGGGTCAATCATTCCAACAATTCCAACTACAACCAGTTCTTTTTCCATTTCCTCTGGAGAAATTACAGTATCCACATCTTTAAAAGCTACTCCTAGCACACGAAGTGCATCATCAGACATTTCTGTTGCAACTTTTAATATTTTTTCTTTCATTTCCTCAGTCAATGCAACAATTTTTCCATCCACTAAAATTTTATCTGCTCTTACTAGAATATTGTCAATAGCACCTTTTGTATGGACTCTATACTTGCCATCTCCTTCTTCATTTAATGTTGACATCAATTTTCTATCTGAATCAAATGGATTTTCGCTTACTCTTTTATGCTCTGCATTCAAAGTATTTTTCTCAAGATTAAATCTATCTCCCAGTACAACCAGCGCTACTTCTGTAGGATCTCCAATATCCTGTCCACTGTCAATAGAAGCATCTGAACAAAGGACAAACGAACGAATTAACTCAGTTTCATCCTTATTTGCCACAAAATCTCTACCTTCTGAAGGTATATCCCTTAAATTATCAAATGTATAAGTTTTTACAACTGTCATTTTATTTTGAGTCAATGTTCCTGTTTTATCTGAACAAATTATATTTACTGCTCCCAATGTTTCCACTGCAGGCAATTTTCTTACAATCGCATTTTTCTTTGACATTTTATTTACACCCATCGCAAGCACAATTGCAACAATTGCAACAAGTCCTTCAGGGATTGCGGCAACTGCCAGACTTATTGACGTCATAAACATTTCTAAGATAGGACGTTTTTGAATAATTCCAACAATAAATATTACAGCACAAATTCCCATTGCAATATAACCAAGAGTTTTACCAAGTTCATCCAGCTTTATTTGAAGCGGAGTCAATGTATTTTCATCTTCATCTAGTATTTTTGCAATTTTACCAATTTCAGTTTCCATTCCTGTTGCAACTACGACACCTTCTCCACGTCCATAAGTAGCCATTGTTGACATAAATGCCATATTTTCCTTATCTCCAACAGGAATTTTTTCATCTTTTGTAATAAAATCAGCATTTTTTTCACTTGGTACAGATTCTCCTGTAAGTGCCGACTCTTCAATTTGTAAATTGGCACTTTCTATAAGTCTTACATCAGCTGGAATAAATCTCCCAGCATCAATTACCAAAATATCTCCTGGAACCAAATCTTCTGAGTTAACCTCTATAACTTCTCCATTTCTTCGAACCAAGCTCTTAGGAGTTGTCATTTGCTGCAGTGCCTCAAGTGCCTTTTCAGCCTTAGACTCCTGTACCACCCCGACTATCGCATTTATAAGCACTACCGCCATTATAATCAAAGCATCCGTCCAGCCGTGTTTAATATCCACTATCAAATTTATCACAGCCGCCGCAATTAACACATAAATTAGCATATCTTGAAGTTGTGCAATAAATAATTGCAACAATGTCTTTTTAGCCTTCCCTTTTAATTTATTCTGCCCGTATTTTTCGAGCCTTGTATTTACCTCATCTGTTGTCAATCCAACCTTATGATTTACATTTAATTCCTTTAAAACTTCATTTTGTGATTTTGTAAACCACATAATTTTTACACCTCTTTCTATAATTATATTTACTTTTTTATTTAAATTTCAAAAAAAATGAATATATTTTAAAATTATACTAAAATCAATTATATAAATCTGTATATTTTTTATTCTATTCAGAACAGTATTTTATATGAATTTAGCTACATCTAATATCAAACTCCTTTATTTTCAAAAAAATATTTCCTATATTATACACTAAAATCAATTTTATTTCACTATAATTCTAAAATTTTTTTTAAAAAGCTGTATAGATGTCAAACATTTGTTACAAAAAAATATTATGATAAAACCTATACGAAAACGATCTAAAAATATAAAAATATAATAGTATTATATATATGAAAAAGATTATAGAAAAACAATTTTAAATTTTTATTACAAAAATGGAAAAACAAAAACATTATTTCAATTCAATATAAGTTCTAGCACACTGTATGAATAGATAAAGCTTAAGAAGGAGACAGTGAGGGCATCACTGAAAAAATTAAGATACACAATAAAAAAAACAGATAAAACACAGAAATAATGGAAAGTAAATTTTTTGAAGAATGGTTCAGAAAAAT
Proteins encoded in this window:
- a CDS encoding 5-oxoproline transporter, DUF969 family subunit — its product is MNLWILIGIVIIVVGFTLKLDVLAVVLTAGIATGIAAKIDFLEILGIIGKAFVDNRLMSIFLISLPVIAVLERYGLRERSATLIEKLKNATAGRILGLYMIIRSIASALSIRIGGHVQFIRPLIYPMAEAAAKSHKEQELTEKETEELKSLSAAIENYGNFFAQNIFIGASGLLLIQTTLQENGYSVSLKQLALFSIPMGIITIILTLIQVYIYDKKITANKGGNK
- a CDS encoding DUF979 domain-containing protein; translation: MDVKALLKILTEIVYILCGFVSIATAIRGLRNEKSRIGTFLFWFILGIIFIFGPVIPYKVTGGLLVVLAIITVTKQLHIGKFENISSQFKIAQSERLKNKIFIPAALIGIAAFLILQFKIGKTAIPPALGIGGGSLVALLAAAIIIKPKFKETNEDTSRLLMQIGATAILPQLLAALGAVFTKAGVGKVIAGSISSVVPTGNIFIGIIIYAVGMAIFTMIMGNAFAAFSVITAGIGIPFIIKHGGNPAVIGALGMTAGYCGTLMTPMAANFNIVPASILEIKDKYGIIKIQAPMALLLLLSHIVLMLFLFGVK
- the pcp gene encoding pyroglutamyl-peptidase I, which produces MKILVTGFDPFGGEPINPAIESVKKLPDNIAGAEIIKLEIPTVKKKSIEKIEKAIEEYNPDVILSIGQAGGRFDISIERVGINLDDFRIPDNEGNQTIDEPIFPDGENAYFVNLPVKAMVKNIQKNEIPASVSYTAGTFVCNHILYGTLYLVNKKYKGKKAGFIHIPFLPQQVIDKKNTPSMELNAIVKGLTAAIEAIVKNDEDIKETGGTVC
- a CDS encoding cation-translocating P-type ATPase; the encoded protein is MWFTKSQNEVLKELNVNHKVGLTTDEVNTRLEKYGQNKLKGKAKKTLLQLFIAQLQDMLIYVLIAAAVINLIVDIKHGWTDALIIMAVVLINAIVGVVQESKAEKALEALQQMTTPKSLVRRNGEVIEVNSEDLVPGDILVIDAGRFIPADVRLIESANLQIEESALTGESVPSEKNADFITKDEKIPVGDKENMAFMSTMATYGRGEGVVVATGMETEIGKIAKILDEDENTLTPLQIKLDELGKTLGYIAMGICAVIFIVGIIQKRPILEMFMTSISLAVAAIPEGLVAIVAIVLAMGVNKMSKKNAIVRKLPAVETLGAVNIICSDKTGTLTQNKMTVVKTYTFDNLRDIPSEGRDFVANKDETELIRSFVLCSDASIDSGQDIGDPTEVALVVLGDRFNLEKNTLNAEHKRVSENPFDSDRKLMSTLNEEGDGKYRVHTKGAIDNILVRADKILVDGKIVALTEEMKEKILKVATEMSDDALRVLGVAFKDVDTVISPEEMEKELVVVGIVGMIDPPRTEVKDSIIEAKNAGITPIMITGDHKNTAVAIAKELGIATDISQSLTGAEIDELSDKEFSENISKYRVFARVSPEHKVKIVRAFKEKGNIVSMTGDGVNDAPSLKFADIGVAMGITGTDVSKGASDMILTDDNFTTIVHAIEEGRNIYNNIKKTIIFLLSCNLGEIICIFLSTLLNWDLPLVATQLLWVNLVTDTLPALALGIDPGDKDVMKRSPRNPKESFFSEGAGMRAVIGGTLIGFLTLAAFYIGINETGMIGNLGQLEAMAKNGNEAAKHALTQGRTMAFIVLTVSQLFYSLTMRNSQKTIFEIGIFKNKYLIYSIIIGIALQIGLTSFAPIAKIFKVTNISFGNWDVVLIFALIPFAVNEVIKLISRKRSSS